A window of the Cutaneotrichosporon cavernicola HIS019 DNA, chromosome: 6 genome harbors these coding sequences:
- a CDS encoding uncharacterized protein (Major Facilitator Superfamily): MTAPAPTLAVQATLRRDSSEEASPSLGTPNMTNDSKEKVALSEVPEPPVALLRAAPGQGQPMQPGGPGAPLPVELPLSRRVLLVAITMFVIVLGAGGQQGLNIALPSMQKDLNIAQNDLQWISSAYGLASGCLVPLSGRIADVYGRKLCFIIGVGWYSVFNLIGSFLNHRIAVIVTRALTGMGASLSAPSAFGLIAANIHGKNRATAFAIFSAGAPLGAGAGMILGGVFTAYTEPGWRAVMWFFAGLGFLATVLAFVFVPKDRLNPGADKRIDIPGAILVTAGLVLFQFSISYGSSAAKGWRTPYIPALFSVSVILLATFFFWEYHVQHHTNRPPLISLALFTRAKGRLAAMYLVGFIAMAGFVSIIFNATLFYQQVQGVSPMTAALRFLPCTVSGLIATLSLSKLIHIVPGRIIICTGFLCTGIAAVFLAVSKRDQLYWTFPFNAMWLVILGVDFLMATGAAFVSRFALPQEQSVAGALFQTLVQLGGALGLALTSVMATTERQKALAKGMDYIDALHKGLSASFWLSAALNFTVCIIALIILRGLGIVGGHGKGGKPGAAPKPPSEPTSAATSDDDKDKETEIDEERKERKEEV, encoded by the exons ATGACAGCTCCAGCGCCAACACTGGCTGTACAGGCTACCTTACGCCGCGACAGCTCGGAAGAagcgtcgccgtcgctcgGTACGCCCAACATGACCAACGACAGCAAAGAAAAGGTCGCGCTCAGCGAGGTACCAGAACCCCCTGTTGCTCTTCTGCGCGCCGCTCCAGGTCAAGGACAGCCCATGCAACCTGGTGGGCCAGGAGCACCGCTTCCAGTCGAGCTACCACTCTCTCGTCGCGttcttctcgtcgccatcacAATGttcgtcatcgtcctcggcgctggtggACAACAGGGCCTGAACATTGCCCTGCCCAGTATGCAAAAGGACTTGAACATTGCCCAGAACGACTTGCAGTGGATTTCCTCCGCGTATGGCCTGGCGTCAGGATGTCTCGTACCTCTCTCAGGCCGCATTGCCGATGTCTACGGCCGAAAACTCTGCTTCATCATCGGTGTCGGGTGGTATTCCGTCTTCAACCTCATCGGCTCATTCCTCAATCACCGAATCGCTGTCATCGTCACCCGCGCCCTCACTGGCATGGGTGCCTCCTTGAG tgCTCCCTCGGCCTTTGGCCTGATTGCAGCCAACATTCATGGCAAGAACCGGGCCACTGCATTTGCAATCTTCAGCGCAGGTGCTCCTCTAGGTGCAGGTGCCGGTATGATCCTCGGAGGTGTGTTCACCGCCTACACTGAGCCTGGTTGGCGCGCCGTGATGTGGTTTTTCGCTGgcctcggcttcctcgccaCAGTACTGGCGTTTGTTTTCGTGCCAAAGGACAGGCTCAATCCAGGCGCCGACAAGCGTATCGACATCCCGGGCGCGATTCTCGTCACCGCAGGTCTGGTGCTGTTTCAGTTCAGCATCTCGTATGGATCCAGTGCAGCCAAAGGCTGGAGGACGCCTT ACATTCCCGCTCTTTTCTCAGTGTCCGTGATCCTCCTCGCTACGTTCTTCTTCTGGGAGTACCACGTCCAGCACCACACGAACCGCCCGCCACTCATCAGCCTGGCACTCTTCACGCGCGCAAagggccgcctcgccgccatgtATCTCGTCGGATTCATCGCAATGGCAGGATTCGTCAGCATCATCTTCAACGCCACTCTCTTCTACCAGCAGGTCCAGGGCGTTAGCCCCATGACTGCAGCTCTCCGGTTCCTCCCCTGCACTGTGTCTGGCCTGATTGCCACGCTGTCGCTCTCCAAACTTATCCACATTGTCCCAGGCCGAATCATCATCTGCACTGGGTTCCTGTGCACTGGTATAGCAGCTGTTTTCCTGGCCGTTTCGAAGAGAGACCAGCTCTACTGGACATTCCCG TTCAACGCCATGTGGCTGGTGATCCTGGGCGTTGATTT CCTGATGGCAACCGGCGCTGCTTTCGTCTCGCGATTTGCTCTTCCGCAGGAGCAGAGTGTTGCTGGAG CGCTATTCCAGACCCTTGTTCAGCTCGGTGGCGCACTtggcctcgccctcacgTCAGTCATGGCCACTACAGAACGCCAGAAGGCGCTTGCCAAGGGGATGGATTACATCGACGCGTTACACAAGGGCCTTTCCGCGTCATTCTGGCTCAGCGCCGCCCTGAATTTTACCGTCTGCATTATCGCTCTTATCATCCTCCGTGGCTTGGGTATTGTTGGCGGCCACGGAAAAGGCGGCAAGCCAGGAGCTGCACCAAAACCGCCGAGCGAGCCAACGTCGGCTGCGAcgtccgacgacgacaaggacaaggagacggagattgacgaggagcgcaaggagcgcaaggaggaggtctAG